Genomic DNA from Bacteroidia bacterium:
CAAGGTATTATTCGGTTATATTTTTTAGCTTGTTTTTGAATTTCATCGCACAAAGACTTTCTATCTAAGGTATGAATGAGATGAATGAACGGCGCTATGTATTTAACTTTGTTAGTCTGTAAAGCACCTATACAGTGCCAATGAATATCCTTAGGCAGCTGATGATATTTTTGTATTAGTTCTTGAACGTAGTTTTCTCCAAAATGTCTATGTCCTGCTTGGTAGGCTTGTTGAATTTTTTCCAAAGGTTGATTTTTAGAAACTGCAACTAAGGTGTAAGAGGAAGACCTTAAATACGTTTGAATTTCTTGATGAAGTTGTGCTAAATTTTGAGCTATCATTCTACAAGCAAAATTAAGTTTTTTTTGTACGATGAAGCTAAGTTTGTATTTTAGCCGTATGAAAGTTATAGTATTGACTTCTTT
This window encodes:
- a CDS encoding YggS family pyridoxal phosphate-dependent enzyme, with protein sequence MIAQNLAQLHQEIQTYLRSSSYTLVAVSKNQPLEKIQQAYQAGHRHFGENYVQELIQKYHQLPKDIHWHCIGALQTNKVKYIAPFIHLIHTLDRKSLCDEIQKQAKKYNRIIPCLIQVAISPEETKVGGCQWEEFETLYEYAKAQSNIKILGLMGMASFTQNEEIIRKEFQSLAQLYRKYPEFSILSMGMSSDYLIALQEGANMLRIGTKIFGERK